One region of Zerene cesonia ecotype Mississippi chromosome 15, Zerene_cesonia_1.1, whole genome shotgun sequence genomic DNA includes:
- the LOC119832213 gene encoding G protein-activated inward rectifier potassium channel 3-like isoform X1: protein MEASSSNRNTYEMEIRKEDEVQKEPKPKPLLASGKIFYKPGVIEEETDETSVFDSSVVESPMLGFSASGLLRHSIHPVSSLHRIPTYSSSIGQSTIYRVDSCRNRSHRHGASRRTRRRAILKNGECNIVKSRIQQRRLRFLQDMFTTLVDAQWRWTLLVFTLSFILSWLGFALIWWLIAFTHGDLEPDHLPPMQESSNWKPCVFNIYDFTSCFLFSIETQHTIGYGSRTTTEECPEAIFIMCLQSIVGVMIQAFMVGIVFAKMTRPKHRTQTLLFSKHAVICQRDGELSLMFRVGDLRKSHIIGASVRAQLIRSRTTKEGEVLSHYQTELELNADGCDSNLFFIWPITMVHKINASSPFYGVSAADVLQERFEIVVVLEGTIESTGQTTQARSSYTTSEIMWGHRFVPLVTYNRERQGYEVDYSKFDETTQVDTPLCSAKELDEFYGSQADHRSIESAEPMVLKLPERPKEPKTPEPKAVQKNGDFTVTL, encoded by the exons ATGGAAGCGTCCTCATCAAATCGTAATACTTATGAGATGGAAATTCGCAAAGAAGATGAAGTGCAAAAAGAACCAAAACCGAAACCGTTATTGGCGAGTGGCAAAATATTCTACAAACCAGGAGTGATAGAAGAAGAAACGGACGAAACCAGCGTATTTGACAGCTCCGTGGTGGAGTCGCCGATGCTTGGATTCAGTGCTAGTGGACTGCTGCGACACTCCATACACCCGGTTAGCAGCTTGCATAGAATACCGACATATAGCAGTTCTATTGGACAGAGCACGATTTATCGAGTGGATAGCTGTAG aaacCGCTCGCATAGACATGGAGCTTCTAGAAGAACTAGACGGCGCGCTATTCTCAAAAATGGCGAGTGCAACATTGTCAAGTCAAGAATTCAGCAACGGAGGCTGCGCTTCTTGCAGGATATGTTTACGACGCTTGTAGATGCACAATGGAGGTGGACATTGCTAGTATTTACGCTCTCGTTCATCCTTTCTTGGCTGGGATTTGCACTCATATGGTGGTTAATTGCGTTCACACATGGCGATCTTGAACCCGACCACTTACCACCGATGCAGGAGTCCTCGAATTGGAAACCTTGTGTGTTCAACATTTACGACTTCACCTCATGTTTCTTATTCAGTATAGAAACTCAACACACCATTGGGTATGGTTCGCGTACAACCACAGAAGAATGTCCCGAAGCAATTTTCATAATGTGCCTCCAAAGTATAGTGGGAGTTATGATACAAGCTTTCATGGTGGGTATCGTATTTGCGAAGATGACTAGACCAAAACATAGAACACAAACACTGCTATTTTCTAAACACGCTGTTATCTGCCAACGAGATGGTGAGCTCAGCCTTATGTTCCGCGTCGGCGACTTAAGGAAGTCTCATATAATAGGAGCTAGTGTAAGAGCGCAATTGATCCGATCTAGAACAACCAAAGAAGGAGAAGTGCTCTCCCATTACCAAACCGAACTAGAATTAAACGCAGATGGATGTGATAGcaatctatttttcatttggCCTATTACAatggtacataaaataaacgctAGCAGTCCTTTCTATGGTGTATCCGCCGCTGATGTTCTTCAAGAAAGATTTGAAATAGTTGTAGTTTTGGAGGGTACCATCGAATCAACAGGGCAGACAACACAAGCACGTTCTAGTTATACAACAAGTGAAATAATGTGGGGTCATAGATTTGTGCCATTAGTGACATATAATCGTGAACGTCAAGGATATGAAGTAGATTATTCTAAATTCGACGAAACTACACAAGTTGACACACCGTTGTGTTCCGCAAAGGAACTCGATGAGTTTTATGGAAGCCAAGCTGACCATAGATCAATCG
- the LOC119832213 gene encoding G protein-activated inward rectifier potassium channel 3-like isoform X2 translates to MHLDPESPASREEAHLLPDEWLKVKTVPGNGNLSPGVYYPTVTKRFVDQCQPVPSTPEIHPNRSHRHGASRRTRRRAILKNGECNIVKSRIQQRRLRFLQDMFTTLVDAQWRWTLLVFTLSFILSWLGFALIWWLIAFTHGDLEPDHLPPMQESSNWKPCVFNIYDFTSCFLFSIETQHTIGYGSRTTTEECPEAIFIMCLQSIVGVMIQAFMVGIVFAKMTRPKHRTQTLLFSKHAVICQRDGELSLMFRVGDLRKSHIIGASVRAQLIRSRTTKEGEVLSHYQTELELNADGCDSNLFFIWPITMVHKINASSPFYGVSAADVLQERFEIVVVLEGTIESTGQTTQARSSYTTSEIMWGHRFVPLVTYNRERQGYEVDYSKFDETTQVDTPLCSAKELDEFYGSQADHRSIESAEPMVLKLPERPKEPKTPEPKAVQKNGDFTVTL, encoded by the exons ATGCACCTCGATCCGGAATCGCCCGCCAGCCGCGAGGAGGCACATCTCCTCCCCGATGAATGGCTTAAAGTCAAAACTGTCCCAGGGAACGGCAATCTTTCCCCCGGAGTCTACTACCCCACAGTAACCAAGAGGTTCGTCGATCAGTGCCAACCTGTGCCGTCTACGCCAGAAATCCATCC aaacCGCTCGCATAGACATGGAGCTTCTAGAAGAACTAGACGGCGCGCTATTCTCAAAAATGGCGAGTGCAACATTGTCAAGTCAAGAATTCAGCAACGGAGGCTGCGCTTCTTGCAGGATATGTTTACGACGCTTGTAGATGCACAATGGAGGTGGACATTGCTAGTATTTACGCTCTCGTTCATCCTTTCTTGGCTGGGATTTGCACTCATATGGTGGTTAATTGCGTTCACACATGGCGATCTTGAACCCGACCACTTACCACCGATGCAGGAGTCCTCGAATTGGAAACCTTGTGTGTTCAACATTTACGACTTCACCTCATGTTTCTTATTCAGTATAGAAACTCAACACACCATTGGGTATGGTTCGCGTACAACCACAGAAGAATGTCCCGAAGCAATTTTCATAATGTGCCTCCAAAGTATAGTGGGAGTTATGATACAAGCTTTCATGGTGGGTATCGTATTTGCGAAGATGACTAGACCAAAACATAGAACACAAACACTGCTATTTTCTAAACACGCTGTTATCTGCCAACGAGATGGTGAGCTCAGCCTTATGTTCCGCGTCGGCGACTTAAGGAAGTCTCATATAATAGGAGCTAGTGTAAGAGCGCAATTGATCCGATCTAGAACAACCAAAGAAGGAGAAGTGCTCTCCCATTACCAAACCGAACTAGAATTAAACGCAGATGGATGTGATAGcaatctatttttcatttggCCTATTACAatggtacataaaataaacgctAGCAGTCCTTTCTATGGTGTATCCGCCGCTGATGTTCTTCAAGAAAGATTTGAAATAGTTGTAGTTTTGGAGGGTACCATCGAATCAACAGGGCAGACAACACAAGCACGTTCTAGTTATACAACAAGTGAAATAATGTGGGGTCATAGATTTGTGCCATTAGTGACATATAATCGTGAACGTCAAGGATATGAAGTAGATTATTCTAAATTCGACGAAACTACACAAGTTGACACACCGTTGTGTTCCGCAAAGGAACTCGATGAGTTTTATGGAAGCCAAGCTGACCATAGATCAATCG
- the LOC119832493 gene encoding inward rectifier potassium channel 2-like codes for MDTNINEISQCSCKRHIHKRISVRLRQQERIVLKSGELNFAKSHKNKLRFIIDLVKVFLEARWRWTILYCTITCVLSWLIFAVVWWVILYLHGDLEDEHLPLANNITEWKPCVTEIYNFTSIFLFSIEVQTSIGYGSRAITLECPEAMFTMCIESITGKIIQSLFIGIVFAKLTKPKNRAQTLMFSKYAIINQRDGYLCLMFRVGNTRKSRIIASSVNAYLIKYITKDGVDLLNYDQVMLNIAVDSCDDVLFIFPVTAVHRIDENSPFYNISAMEILKSNLEILVTFEGTIESTGQPLLAKSSYTGTEILWGRRFIEPYFYKSSKQGFVIDFCKFDETYRINTPLCTAQELINYYRNRKLKKI; via the exons AtggatacaaatataaatgaaatttctcAATGTAGCTGTAAGCG gCATATTCACAAAAGAATTTCTGTCCGCCTTAGACAACAAGAACGCATTGTGTTAAAATCTGGAGAACTGAATTTTGCTAaatcacacaaaaataaattacgattCATAATCGATCTGGTTAAAGTATTTCTGGAAGCCAGATGGAGGTGGACAATATTGTATTGCACGATAACATGTGTTTTAAGTTGGCTTATTTTCGCTGTTGTATGGTGggtcatattatatttgcatgGAGATTTAGAAGATGAACACTTACCGCTAGCTAATAATATTACAGAGTGGAAGCCATGTGTgactgaaatatataatttcacatcgatatttttattcagcATTGAAGTACAGACAAGTATCGGTTATGGATCTAGGGCGATTACTTTAGAATGCCCAGAAGCCATGTTTACAATGTGTATCGAAAGCATAACAGGGAAAATAATCCAATCCCTGTTCATTGGAATTGTGTTCGCTAAATTAACGAAGCCAAAGAACCGCGCGCAAACATTGATGTTTTCAAAATACGCCATAATCAATCAGAGAGACGGTTATTTGTGCTTGATGTTCAGAGTGGGCAACACAAGAAAGTCAAGAATCATAGCTTCGTCTGTCAACGCGTacctcataaaatatataactaaagaTGGCGTTGATTTACTCAACTACGATCAGGTAATGTTAAACATAGCGGTCGATAGTTGTGATGACGTGCTGTTCATATTTCCAGTCACAGCAGTGCATAGAATAGATGAAAATAgccctttttataatatctccGCTATGGAAATCTTGAAGAGTAACTTAGAAATATTAGTAACTTTTGAAGGAACTATAGAGTCAACTGGTCAACCGCTTCTAGCCAAATCGAGCTACACTGGCACTGAAATTCTTTGGGGAAGGCGTTTTATAGAACCCTACTTTTATAAAAGCAGCAAACAAGGCTTTGTTATAGACTTTTGTAAATTCGACGAGACCTATCGCATCAATACACCTCTTTGTACAGCACAagaacttataaattattatagaaatagaaaactaaaaaaaatataa
- the LOC119832213 gene encoding G protein-activated inward rectifier potassium channel 3-like isoform X3: MHLDPESPASREEAHLLPDEWLKVKTVPGNGNLSPGVYYPTVTKRNRSHRHGASRRTRRRAILKNGECNIVKSRIQQRRLRFLQDMFTTLVDAQWRWTLLVFTLSFILSWLGFALIWWLIAFTHGDLEPDHLPPMQESSNWKPCVFNIYDFTSCFLFSIETQHTIGYGSRTTTEECPEAIFIMCLQSIVGVMIQAFMVGIVFAKMTRPKHRTQTLLFSKHAVICQRDGELSLMFRVGDLRKSHIIGASVRAQLIRSRTTKEGEVLSHYQTELELNADGCDSNLFFIWPITMVHKINASSPFYGVSAADVLQERFEIVVVLEGTIESTGQTTQARSSYTTSEIMWGHRFVPLVTYNRERQGYEVDYSKFDETTQVDTPLCSAKELDEFYGSQADHRSIESAEPMVLKLPERPKEPKTPEPKAVQKNGDFTVTL; the protein is encoded by the exons ATGCACCTCGATCCGGAATCGCCCGCCAGCCGCGAGGAGGCACATCTCCTCCCCGATGAATGGCTTAAAGTCAAAACTGTCCCAGGGAACGGCAATCTTTCCCCCGGAGTCTACTACCCCACAGTAACCAAGAG aaacCGCTCGCATAGACATGGAGCTTCTAGAAGAACTAGACGGCGCGCTATTCTCAAAAATGGCGAGTGCAACATTGTCAAGTCAAGAATTCAGCAACGGAGGCTGCGCTTCTTGCAGGATATGTTTACGACGCTTGTAGATGCACAATGGAGGTGGACATTGCTAGTATTTACGCTCTCGTTCATCCTTTCTTGGCTGGGATTTGCACTCATATGGTGGTTAATTGCGTTCACACATGGCGATCTTGAACCCGACCACTTACCACCGATGCAGGAGTCCTCGAATTGGAAACCTTGTGTGTTCAACATTTACGACTTCACCTCATGTTTCTTATTCAGTATAGAAACTCAACACACCATTGGGTATGGTTCGCGTACAACCACAGAAGAATGTCCCGAAGCAATTTTCATAATGTGCCTCCAAAGTATAGTGGGAGTTATGATACAAGCTTTCATGGTGGGTATCGTATTTGCGAAGATGACTAGACCAAAACATAGAACACAAACACTGCTATTTTCTAAACACGCTGTTATCTGCCAACGAGATGGTGAGCTCAGCCTTATGTTCCGCGTCGGCGACTTAAGGAAGTCTCATATAATAGGAGCTAGTGTAAGAGCGCAATTGATCCGATCTAGAACAACCAAAGAAGGAGAAGTGCTCTCCCATTACCAAACCGAACTAGAATTAAACGCAGATGGATGTGATAGcaatctatttttcatttggCCTATTACAatggtacataaaataaacgctAGCAGTCCTTTCTATGGTGTATCCGCCGCTGATGTTCTTCAAGAAAGATTTGAAATAGTTGTAGTTTTGGAGGGTACCATCGAATCAACAGGGCAGACAACACAAGCACGTTCTAGTTATACAACAAGTGAAATAATGTGGGGTCATAGATTTGTGCCATTAGTGACATATAATCGTGAACGTCAAGGATATGAAGTAGATTATTCTAAATTCGACGAAACTACACAAGTTGACACACCGTTGTGTTCCGCAAAGGAACTCGATGAGTTTTATGGAAGCCAAGCTGACCATAGATCAATCG